The Montipora capricornis isolate CH-2021 unplaced genomic scaffold, ASM3666992v2 scaffold_496, whole genome shotgun sequence genome has a segment encoding these proteins:
- the LOC138036667 gene encoding uncharacterized protein — MQDSVSQKEIFRNLTRKLPGYFASERQTEKVRNKWHKEFDIVLQPSRTTTGWHVNPERLHQCVSVAHPWMREVDSEWWRLYEDARNFGGQKSVLISLTNINNEAIFNGYSFHSPEENCWPVHIFYGPDSQLNLQLNIGGESGYLNNWIDSMSEKGHKTFVASDNMFANVLLGGGLDPKSSDNFSLYTFETTATRSEVGMETGLRSELNRQIVREHPDSLLPAIPTDHFIPCANHMFARITEHLLTLRIMSCLNEGVVNNDKNSTLTKLISNINMRGVRGGNFEIKFDGPKLEPISLNVTHAETISAPPEAFTSTFPDILDGVADKKPFAQALPLHLKEALSWPSCTISSYDLEKKIWETHWKMHVICRKDPDPRTSEPHLLPGSTAGSNCASDYRFGLLESEIEEYKRLADLHHGLMLLRYGSSRLYPYLMTRVDIVPILLKELPFHSLFRGSTEGGEHCHYLHQCLYYAHSARGGGWRKEEPILSLFKWTYRRLRLKIEMGNQRMKDEFQSFLRKCCEEAGRNFEEEFGEHPQPVSTETANSPAPSILADTDIPPTDDIPEQDQNLQSEMSDQLNQTNTPSSQDNKTGTHVISFFNKLK, encoded by the coding sequence ATGCAAGACTCAGTAAGTCAAAAGGAAATATTTAGAAACTTGACGAGAAAGCTTCCTGGATATTTTGCTTCAGAAAGGCAGACAGAAAAGGTAAGAAACAAATGGCATAAAGAATTTGACATTGTTCTTCAACCATCAAGGACCACAACTGGGTGGCATGTTAATCCTGAAAGACTTCATCAGTGTGTCTCTGTTGCTCATCCTTGGATGAGGGAAGTAGATAGTGAGTGGTGGCGCCTGTATGAGGATGCACGCAACTTTGGAGGGCAGAAATCAGTGCTGATATCTTTGACAAACATAAACAATGAGGCCATATTCAATGGCTACAGCTTTCACAGCCCTGAAGAAAATTGCTGGCCTGTGCACATCTTCTATGGTCCAGACTCGCAACTAAATCTTCAACTTAATATTGGTGGGGAATCTGGCTATTTAAACAATTGGATTGATAGCATGTCAGAGAAAGGTCACAAAACCTTTGTTGCATCTGATAACATGTTTGCTAATGTCCTGCTTGGTGGTGGACTGGATCCAAAAAGCAGTGACAACTTCAGTCTTTATACTTTTGAGACTACTGCTACACGTTCAGAGGTCGGAATGGAAACTGGTTTGAGATCTGAACTCAATCGTCAAATTGTACGTGAACATCCAGACTCTTTGCTTCCAGCTATCCCGACTGACCATTTCATTCCATGTGCCAATCACATGTTCGCACGTATCACAGAGCATCTTTTGACTTTGCGTATCATGTCATGTTTAAATGAAGGAGTAGTAAATAATGACAAAAACAGTACTTTGACTAAGTTGATATCAAATATCAACATGCGCGGGGTAcgtggaggtaattttgagatcAAATTTGATGGACCAAAGCTGGAGCCAATTTCCCTCAATGTTACCCATGCAGAGACTATTTCAGCACCACCTGAGGCATTTACATCTACATTCCCAGACATTTTGGATGGTGTTGCGGATAAGAAGCCTTTTGCCCAAGCCCTTCCTCTACATCTCAAGGAAGCTCTTTCTTGGCCTTCCTGTACCATAAGCTCATATGATTTAGAGAAGAAGATTTGGGAAACGCACTGGAAAATGCACGTCATCTGTCGCAAAGATCCTGATCCAAGAACATCTGAACCACATTTATTACCAGGTTCAACTGCTGGTTCAAACTGTGCCTCAGATTACCGTTTTGGGCTGTTGGAATCAGAAATTGAAGAATACAAACGGCTTGCTGATTTACACCATGGACTAATGTTATTACGCTATGGTAGTTCTCGCCTGTATCCCTACTTGATGACTCGCGTAGACATTGTTCCTATCCTACTGAAAGAACTTCCCTTTCATTCACTTTTCCGTGGAAGCACTGAGGGTGGTGAGCATTGCCATTATCTTCACCAGTGCCTGTACTATGCACATTCTGCAAGAGGTGGTGGATGGCGTAAAGAAGAACCAATCTTGTCATTGTTTAAATGGACTTACAGACGTTTACGACTAAAGATTGAGATGGGAAACCAACGCATGAAAGATGAGTTCCAGAGCTTTCTACGTAAATGTTGTGAAGAGGCAGGTAGAAATTTTGAGGAAGAATTTGGTGAGCACCCTCAACCAGTGAGCACTGAAACTGCCAACAGCCCAGCACCCTCTATACTTGCTGATACAGACATACCACCCACTGATGACATTCCAGAACAGGACCAAAACCTTCAGAGCGAAATGTCTGACCAATTGAACCAAACAAACACCCCATCTTCTCAGGATAACAAGACTGGTACACacgtaatttctttttttaataaattaaagtaA